DNA from Mesotoga sp. UBA6090:
CATTTCATCAGAGTTGTTTTCCCCGAACCATTCGGCCCTATGAGACCGACTCTATCGGAAGTATCTATGTTAACAGAGGCCTCCCTTATGACTTCGTTTTCTTCGTAAGAGAACGACAGGCTCTCCACCATGACCATTTTTCTGTTCGGAACCCCATATTTGGGAATCCTGGCAGTAACGGGCTTCTCTACAAACGGTTTTTCGCACTCCAGTTCACCGATCAGTCTTTCGGTCCTTTTCTGTACAGCTAGCGCACGTCTAGCTAGTTTGGCCGCCATATGACCTTCATGGCCTTTATCGCTTGCGAATCTCTTTGAAGCCTCTCTTGAATAGGACCAGCCCTTCCTCCTGGTCGCATCGAGTTCCAGTTGACGTATCTTCTTACTTATCTCTTCGCTTTTCTTCTGCCTTGAGAGGAAATCGCTTTCCAGATGCGCCAGCATCTCGGAATAACCGCCTCGCACTCCTATTGCCTCTCCTCTTTTCAGATAGATCGTCTTGTCAGCGACTTTGTCGATGAACCTCCTATCATGGCTTACAACAATAACTCCAACACCCCTTTCGCTGAGTGAGGTTATGATCTCTTCAAGTCTCAAGGTCATTTCTATGTCGAGATGGTTTGTCGGCTCATCAAGCAAGAAAAGATTCGAACCGGAGAGAACTCCCCTGACGAGTGAGAGAATTCTCTTCTGCCCATGGGAAAGATTCCTGTACGGAAAGCCCAGGTTGTCAACATTGACACCAAACTCATTTAGAGATGAAGGAATCTTTGTTTCGAACTCGAATCCCCCAACATTGTGAAATTCATTTATGAGTTCCGCATAGGTCATAGGATCATTTACAGACCTGCCCAATTTCTCGTAGATGTCGAAGAGCTCTTTTCTCGCCCCGAGAAGATACTCCTTCACTGTCCCGGGAAAGACTGCGGTCTCCTGAGTAACAAGAAGCGGGTCGACACCCCGCTCTATAGATATCTTTCCCTCCGAGGGAGTGATTTCACCTTTGATTGATTTTAGCAGGGTCGACTTGCCGGCACCGTTTGCCCCGGTGACAGCCAAAATCTCTCCTGCAGCGAGATCGAGACTGACTTTCTTAAGAACGTCCACACTTCCAAACGAAATTGAAAGATTGTATATTTGAACCAAATTGATCGCCTCCAGTAAGGCTTGAAGCCAAAACACTATTTGAATTGAATGGCCGAATAGGATCGAAGTCTTTCGATGTTTTTTGAGGAAGTATTCAGTTCTATTGATTAAAGAAGTCTGTTCTTCATTTCAGCACCTGCTGGTTTGTGATCTCTCACTTATAGCATATCGATGATAATCAAGTCAAATAGCTGACGTAAATCTGTCCGTTCAAATTGTGATTCTCAGTATATTCTTGCCGTTTTCGTAAGAGTAGTACACCCCTCTCGAAAACCTTCTAATGAGGTAAACTCCCATCCCACCGCTTTGAAGAAGCTCGATATCCTCGAGGTCTGGCTCATCAACCTCAAGTGGATTAAACTTTTTGGAGGTATCTTCAATAGTAATAGTCACTCTGTCTTCTCCAATAGTGAGATCAACGGATATCAGTTCGTCTTCGCCGAGTTCGCCATGCTTTGCGATATTGGAGCAAGCCTCTATCACTATGAGCCCGGCTCTGAAACCCGTTTCGTTGCCCATGCTCTTTCTGACTATATCGGATACCTTCGCAGAGAAAGCATCTATTCTGCCCAAATCGGGTTTGACCATGAATCTGTAGTTCTTCTCACCCATTATTCAGCACGAATTCTTGACAGCTTCCTCAACGCAGCAATCCCTAACGATAAAAAGCCTGTCAAGCCTCAGTGTGTTAAGCAGTTTCTTTATCTCTTCTGAAAGATTCACCAGAACCAAATCATTACCCTCCGCCGCAATAGTCTTATAAATGCTTATTAGAGCGGCAATGCCCATCGAATCAATAAATTCGATATTAGTCCCATCAAGAATTACTCTCGAACAACTCTTTAGATCTACTGTATCCTGCCATTTTCTAAAGTTTGAAGACGTTTCCCCCGTAATTCTCGCCCTCTTCTCGAGAGAAATCACGCCGATCTTATCTTTCGCCAACCTGAACTCAAACATCTTTCACTCAGCTCCTCGTTTTATAGATTTCCACTTGAAAGGGGGCGAAACTAGAATTCTATTAGCAGTGCCGTAATATCGTCTTCGGCAAGTGCATTACCTTTAAAATTCTCATATGCATCTTTCAATCGCCCAGAGGCTCTCTTGATATCGATTTTCGCACAGCTTTTCACCAGATCTATCAGTCTATCCTCACCAAACATTTCGCCGTTTTCATTCATTACTTCTATCAGTCCGTCAGTGTACAGTAACAACCGATCTCCATTGAAAAAAGGGATCTTTGCAACGTCTCCCCGAATCATATTTATACCAACCAGACCTTCTCTCTTTCCATCAAGTAATTCAACAGATCCATTTCTTTGCATTAATGGCGATGGGTGTCCTGCATTTGAAAGAAGGACAATGCCTTCCTCAAGATCCACGATTAACGAAACGATTGTGAAGAAAAGGTTGAATCTCTCGAATACAAAGCTCTTATCGAGCTCCTTCATGAAAACGCTCAGGTCGAAATCTCTATCCCCCATACCGGTTCTGAAATCCTCAATGAACCTGTGGACCATTACAGAAAGCATTGCGGCATTCACTCCGTGGCCCGACATATCTGCTAGATATACAAAGAAACGATTGTCGCTCAATTTGAAAACATCGAATATATCTCCACCAACTCTATAAGAGGGTTCATAGATCCACTCTACGGCTAAGCCGTGCGGATTACTTTGAGGCACTAATGCGTTCTGAATCTTTCCCGCTGCCAGAACGTCGCTTTCAAGATTGTCCACCGCAATTCTCAATGACTTTATGAGATCATGAAGCTTTAGTTGAGTATTCACTCTGAGAATAACCTCTTCGGGGAGAAAGGGCTTCGAGATGAAATCTACAGCGCCAGAACTCAGAGCGGTAAGTTTGCTTTCCCGGTCGGCTGATCCCGTAAGGACAATAACGGGAATAGCTTCAAGTTCTCGATCCTGCTTCAATTCGGTGAGAATGTCTAGTCCGTTGTAGTCAGGCAACATCAGATCTAGTAAGATCATATCTGGCTTCCCCTTGGATAGTGAGGAAAACGCCGATTTGCCATCTGCACTTTCGACCACTTCATGTTTATCTCTTGCAAGTATCGATCTCAGTAGAACCCTTACCGACAGATCGTCATCCACCACCAGTATTCTGCTCATCTAACACTTCCTATTCGAAGTACCTCAAAGCTTCTGCAGGCGCGATTTTCGAGGCTGAATAACTGGGGATAATCGTTGAAACAAGTGAAGCTATATAGAAGATCAGCGTCATTGCTATTAGCTGATCCCACGGGATATAGAGCTTCATGCCCTCCATCAAAGGAGACGCATAGATCTCTACACTCGTAAGTGTTCCTGTTACTATCCCTAGAACAATACCAATAATAGCAATGAAAGACGTTTCGAGAAGAAAGGAAGAGAACACCATTTTCTTGGTGAACCCTATTGCCTTAAGCATACCAATAATCCGCTTCCTTTCGTGAAGAGCCTTGAACATAATGATCGCGATTCCGACAATACCCACGAGCATCCCGAAGTACAGAAAGGATCTAAGAATGCTGATCGTACCCTGCAGCATGGTCGAAGTAAGGTTTATTATGTCATCTACATAGAGCAAAAAGAGACTGCCAGATGCGATCTTGTCCTGCAAGGTTTCAAAGTTTCCCTTCTTTTCACCTTCGTTAGCGCCTGCAAGGTTGAAAAGGTATTGCCTCTCAGCAACATTCCCGGATAACTCGGTCGGAACATTTTCTTTATATATAAGTAGACCATTCAAAAAAGAGATAGTGTTCTCCGGGATCGTCGCGATTACTTTGAGGTAGACGGGCCTCGAATCAATCATCTCCGAGGTGACATTTCTCCGCAATAAACCGCTGACGCCTTGTCCGCTATCTCCTTGATCAATCACTCCTCGAAGTTCCAGAACATCTCCAGGTTTGACATCGGGCAGGACACTGTTCGATACAACAACTGTATCGGGATTGTCCCTGAGGTACTTCCAGAGATCACTCGGACTTGATATATCTAGCTCTCCATTGTAATGAATTTCGACCAGCCTGTTGTTGTCAATGAAACTGTCATCGACCGAATAGATCTGCTCAAGACCGTACCGATCATCCTTTCTTACTGCTACATTCATCCCTGCGACAGTAGAAATCTCTCTTACTTCTGGCTGGGATTGCAATTCACTGAAGGAAATGCTCCCATTCCCGGTGAAGGAGAAGGCTCCCACATCGAAGCCGGCAAAGACCACATCTCTACTCTTGACAAGCATCTGCTCCATAGAGTAGGGAATTATCGAAATCAAGGTGATAACAAAAATGACAGCGGCAAACATGGCAATAGTGAGTCCTGTCCTCAAACGGTTTCTTGCCGAAAAGGCGATTGAAATCTTGAATACAGGAGCTGCGGCTCTTGCTTTCTGAAAGAGTTTGTTCAGAAGGTACTCAAAGGTCTTCAAGTTGTAGACAATCAAAAATAGCCCGGCTAAGAGAATTGCTGCACCTTTTGCAATAGTGAGATAGATGGATGAGCCACTATTCGATGCTATTAGATCAAAGGAATTGCTGAACATTGTAAATACGATTACCGCAATTGAGAAGAAAGATTCTATCCACCTTTTGTTCTTCATAGGAATCGCAACCGGAATCAGCAATCCCGCAAGCATAACGCCGATAAAAAAGCCAGTCGCATTTCCCAACGAATATCCACTGTAAGCCATCACTACTGAGACAAGAACTCCTACGGCTGCCATAACATTCAACAGAAGTCTCTTCCTTTCATCAAGCTCTTCAGGTATATTTCTTACCGCGGTCACTATATTCGTGCGTGAAATCTTCCTTCCCGTGTAAACAATGATTATCATGGGTATGATAAGCCCCAAAAGAAATCCATAGGCAATTGAATCGATCCGCACAAAGAACACGAATGAGCTCTGCATTGAGTTAAAAGCAATATTAGCACCTTCGAAAGGTATCAGTGAGACTGCATCCTCAAATAGGTTTACGAAACTACCTAAAATAAACCTCGCAATTCCCAACCCGGCGAGGACTCCAATACCTGATGAGAAAATCGAATAGAAGAAACCCTCATAGAGAATCGTCCTGGATACTCTTTTTCTTGAATAACCAATAGCCCTGAGGGTACCAAGCTCGGTCCTCCTCTCTTGAGCAAGCATCAAGTAAATGTTTGTAAGAAGAAGCACACCTGCAAATATGGCAAAGACACTGAGCATGAGGAATAAGAGACCAATATTTCCCTGGTCAACCATACTCAAGGAATCCTTCTTGACCTCCCCAACCACCACTTCCTCACCGACTAAGGACTTTATGCTTGCCACAACCTGATCTGTAAGCCTTTCACCCGTTAGAAAATCGCCACGGTTCGAAACGATTAATGCATTGTAATAGTCTTCGACACCTATCTTAAGTACTTCTCTGGCTTCTTCAATATCCATTAACATGGTAAACCCATTTGAACCCCGGTTTTCTATCTGGTAGTGAAGAATCCCATTTCCTTCAACAATTTCAGCTACCCTTACCTCAGGAAGAGGAATCCAGAAAAGCAATCTCTGTCCAGGGTCTGCAAGTATTTCGAGAGTATCCCCAACCGCCACCCCGGCAGCTTCGGCCAGCTCCTTGTTGATGACAACCTCGGGAAGTTCATCTGTACCTGAGGGGACGACCAGATCCACTTTATCGACGTCAGGCCACCTTGAGAGTTGATCGGCTTTCACTCCTATCATGCTCACCTGAAAGTTTTTTCCAGTTTGACTTCTGGCCTCTCCGGGGAGTCCTATAGAGACAGTTCTGCTAAGGATCGGAAGGACACCGTCTACCTGTTCGTTCTTCAAGAGTGAATCGACAAGAATCTCGATTGTGGAATTTGGAATGAACTCTTTACCAACGTTTTGATTATCTGAAGGGATGTAGACCAGTTCATCGATCTCACCATGGGTTTTTTCGATCTGACTGTAAAGGAAATTCTGAAAAGAATCATTCATGGCCATCGAACCCATGATAAGCGCCGTTCCAATCAGAGATCCCATTATGACCAAAAAAGTATCGGATTTTCTCCTATAAATGTTTCTGTAACCGATTTTGAAAATTACCGGATTTCTTATCATTGAAATTACGATCGCAATTACGGCAACACCCGCAAGGAGACTAATTGTCTGTATTATCACTGTTACACCTTCAATTCTTTATTTTCTTCAATCTTGAGAATGCGGCCGCTGTCCATATGCAGAACTCTGTTTGAGTAATTGGAGACTCTTTCATCATGAGTAACAATCACAAACGTCTGGTTAAATGTCCCATTAAGCTCAGTTATCAAGTTCATCAGATCACTACTGGTCTTTGTATCAAGAGCTCCGGTAGGTTCGTCGGCCCATACTATTGCCGGCTTATGAACAAGCGCTCTTGCGATAGAGACTCTCTGTCTTTCACCGCCGCTCAGTCTTGAGGGAAGATAGTGCTCCCGCTCCTTAAGACTGACTTTCGCAAGAATGTCCATTGCCGCTTCTCTCGCCTTTTTCTCATTGCT
Protein-coding regions in this window:
- a CDS encoding ABC-F family ATP-binding cassette domain-containing protein, whose protein sequence is MVQIYNLSISFGSVDVLKKVSLDLAAGEILAVTGANGAGKSTLLKSIKGEITPSEGKISIERGVDPLLVTQETAVFPGTVKEYLLGARKELFDIYEKLGRSVNDPMTYAELINEFHNVGGFEFETKIPSSLNEFGVNVDNLGFPYRNLSHGQKRILSLVRGVLSGSNLFLLDEPTNHLDIEMTLRLEEIITSLSERGVGVIVVSHDRRFIDKVADKTIYLKRGEAIGVRGGYSEMLAHLESDFLSRQKKSEEISKKIRQLELDATRRKGWSYSREASKRFASDKGHEGHMAAKLARRALAVQKRTERLIGELECEKPFVEKPVTARIPKYGVPNRKMVMVESLSFSYEENEVIREASVNIDTSDRVGLIGPNGSGKTTLMKCLVGILEPSSGRMYRNESVNWKYVPQNVAELFERKTPYEEIADLELEETAVRSHLANIGLKGERAFSELKTMSYGELMRLALPKSLLSKVEFIFMDEPTNHLDIESLEVLDRLLNDFSGGFFFISHDRQFIAEHGEKILTIEEGVLKSFEYSKEIDIDSFVRTKEILTDSYNESIFRRSEDNPLYKSQEGN
- a CDS encoding ATP-binding protein; the encoded protein is MGEKNYRFMVKPDLGRIDAFSAKVSDIVRKSMGNETGFRAGLIVIEACSNIAKHGELGEDELISVDLTIGEDRVTITIEDTSKKFNPLEVDEPDLEDIELLQSGGMGVYLIRRFSRGVYYSYENGKNILRITI
- a CDS encoding STAS domain-containing protein gives rise to the protein MFEFRLAKDKIGVISLEKRARITGETSSNFRKWQDTVDLKSCSRVILDGTNIEFIDSMGIAALISIYKTIAAEGNDLVLVNLSEEIKKLLNTLRLDRLFIVRDCCVEEAVKNSC
- a CDS encoding PP2C family protein-serine/threonine phosphatase, which produces MSRILVVDDDLSVRVLLRSILARDKHEVVESADGKSAFSSLSKGKPDMILLDLMLPDYNGLDILTELKQDRELEAIPVIVLTGSADRESKLTALSSGAVDFISKPFLPEEVILRVNTQLKLHDLIKSLRIAVDNLESDVLAAGKIQNALVPQSNPHGLAVEWIYEPSYRVGGDIFDVFKLSDNRFFVYLADMSGHGVNAAMLSVMVHRFIEDFRTGMGDRDFDLSVFMKELDKSFVFERFNLFFTIVSLIVDLEEGIVLLSNAGHPSPLMQRNGSVELLDGKREGLVGINMIRGDVAKIPFFNGDRLLLYTDGLIEVMNENGEMFGEDRLIDLVKSCAKIDIKRASGRLKDAYENFKGNALAEDDITALLIEF
- a CDS encoding ABC transporter permease; the protein is MIIQTISLLAGVAVIAIVISMIRNPVIFKIGYRNIYRRKSDTFLVIMGSLIGTALIMGSMAMNDSFQNFLYSQIEKTHGEIDELVYIPSDNQNVGKEFIPNSTIEILVDSLLKNEQVDGVLPILSRTVSIGLPGEARSQTGKNFQVSMIGVKADQLSRWPDVDKVDLVVPSGTDELPEVVINKELAEAAGVAVGDTLEILADPGQRLLFWIPLPEVRVAEIVEGNGILHYQIENRGSNGFTMLMDIEEAREVLKIGVEDYYNALIVSNRGDFLTGERLTDQVVASIKSLVGEEVVVGEVKKDSLSMVDQGNIGLLFLMLSVFAIFAGVLLLTNIYLMLAQERRTELGTLRAIGYSRKRVSRTILYEGFFYSIFSSGIGVLAGLGIARFILGSFVNLFEDAVSLIPFEGANIAFNSMQSSFVFFVRIDSIAYGFLLGLIIPMIIIVYTGRKISRTNIVTAVRNIPEELDERKRLLLNVMAAVGVLVSVVMAYSGYSLGNATGFFIGVMLAGLLIPVAIPMKNKRWIESFFSIAVIVFTMFSNSFDLIASNSGSSIYLTIAKGAAILLAGLFLIVYNLKTFEYLLNKLFQKARAAAPVFKISIAFSARNRLRTGLTIAMFAAVIFVITLISIIPYSMEQMLVKSRDVVFAGFDVGAFSFTGNGSISFSELQSQPEVREISTVAGMNVAVRKDDRYGLEQIYSVDDSFIDNNRLVEIHYNGELDISSPSDLWKYLRDNPDTVVVSNSVLPDVKPGDVLELRGVIDQGDSGQGVSGLLRRNVTSEMIDSRPVYLKVIATIPENTISFLNGLLIYKENVPTELSGNVAERQYLFNLAGANEGEKKGNFETLQDKIASGSLFLLYVDDIINLTSTMLQGTISILRSFLYFGMLVGIVGIAIIMFKALHERKRIIGMLKAIGFTKKMVFSSFLLETSFIAIIGIVLGIVTGTLTSVEIYASPLMEGMKLYIPWDQLIAMTLIFYIASLVSTIIPSYSASKIAPAEALRYFE
- a CDS encoding ABC transporter ATP-binding protein, whose translation is MAFVEVRDLSKTYRSGEVSVEALKRVSFDIHEGEILSILGPSGCGKSTLLNCLSGIDTPTEGKVTVKGVDLHSLKDDEKTRFRAMNMGFVFQFYNLIPVLKAVENVELAMLTMGSNEKKAREAAMDILAKVSLKEREHYLPSRLSGGERQRVSIARALVHKPAIVWADEPTGALDTKTSSDLMNLITELNGTFNQTFVIVTHDERVSNYSNRVLHMDSGRILKIEENKELKV